A single window of Oreochromis aureus strain Israel breed Guangdong linkage group 5, ZZ_aureus, whole genome shotgun sequence DNA harbors:
- the tgm5l gene encoding transglutaminase 5, like isoform X2, with amino-acid sequence MEDLRIKYVDLEQSENLESHRTNGFRNTKSLVVRRGAPFKVSVQLEGRPFSPKIDTLRVKVMLGNLYAVMPVTFSKSSSKSSWNAYIDPEEWNPLKPSIYICSPASASVGSYRFQLCVLTQDGQKSSAYGNFIMLCNPWCSEDTVYIPFEDQREEYIQRDSGLLFMGSGTNIVARPWSFDQYEPGVLEACLNLLQVSPQHKKNRKMDYLNRNNPVYLSRVVSAMINSEDDRGVLKGNWTGDFKQGVSPSMWTGSGDILRKWNQSGNSPVKYGQCWVFAAVMCTVMRVLGIPCRVITNFNSAHDTNGNLVIEEYYSATGQKLNRTKDSIWNFHVWVECWMTRRDLESGMDGWQVLDPTPQQRSGGVYCCGPAPVKAIKNKRVDLFYDVPFVYASVNADIHTIILGQGQVLGFSKDTERVGSLICTKAVGFPRLQKITGDYKYIKSPTSTLSSRSSSSSGDSTLRRGSSQGVLVFLTLDKSPIVGEPVSFSVKIMNKQNVAKMLKVHLNAQAKEYNHSPSDTFWENHGVLQLAPMEVKVVQQKIPLAQYEDVVGDNLINLAVVVEDMASQERVLSSEEFNIASPQLIIQVADEKSIMQHSEQTALVTFINPYSYPVSGVLTVAGAGLLQDKVQFRMPPLPPGGRVDQPIPFMPNMVGKKMLQASLWLTNMNVTIRGFKMVSVNSV; translated from the exons ATGGAAG ACTTGAGGATAAAATATGTTGACCTGGAACAATCAGAAAACCTTGAGAGTCATAGGACGAATGGCTTCAGGAACACCAAATCTCTGGTGGTGCGGAGAGGAGCCCCATTTAAAGTCAGTGTTCAGCTGGAAGGGCGACCCTTCAGCCCTAAGATCGATACTCTGAGGGTGAAAGTCATGCTAG GTAACCTGTACGCAGTAATGCCTGTAACCTTCTCCAAGAGCTCTTCCAAGTCCAGCTGGAATGCCTATATTGACCCTGAGGAGTGGAACCCTCTGAAACCTTCTATCTACATCTGCTCTCCTGCCTCTGCCTCAGTCGGCTCCTACAGATTTCAGCTGTGTGTGCTTACTCAGGATGGCCAGAAAAGCTCTGCATATGGCAATTTCATCATGCTCTGCAACCCCTGGTGTTCTG AGGATACAGTATACATCCCATTTGAGGATCAGAGAGAAGAATATATCCAGAGGGACTCTGGGTTGCTGTTTATGGGATCAGGGACAAACATTGTGGCAAGACCGTGGTCTTTTGATCAG TATGAGCCTGGTGTTCTGGAGGCATGCTTGAATTTGCTCCAAGTCAGCCCTCAGcacaaaaagaacagaaaaatggaCTACCTGAACCGAAACAACCCCGTGTACCTCAGCCGGGTTGTGTCTGCCATG ATCAACAGTGAGGATGACCGTGGGGTGCTGAAGGGGAACTGGACAGGCGACTTCAAACAAGGTGTCAGTCCCTCCATGTGGACTGGGAGTGGGGACATTTTGAGAAAGTGGAACCAGTCTGGTAACAGCCCAGTCAAGTATGGACAGTGctgggtttttgcagctgtcatGTGCACAG TTATGAGAGTTCTTGGCATTCCTTGTCGTGTTATCACAAACTTCAACTCTGCTCATGACACTAATGGCAACCTGGTGATTGAGGAATACTACAGCGCAACAGGGCAGAAGTTAAACCGCACCAAAGACAGCATCtg GAACTTCCATGTCTGGGTGGAGTGCTGGATGACTCGCCGGGATCTTGAATCTGGAATGGATGGCTGGCAAGTTCTTGACCCGACTCCTCAGCAGAGAAGTGGAG GAGTGTACTGCTGTGGCCCTGCACCAGTCAAAGCGATAAAGAACAAGCGTGTGGACCTGTTCTATGACGTCCCATTTGTCTACGCCAGTGTGAATGCTGATATCCATACAATCATCTTGGGCCAGGGTCAGGTGCTCGGGTTCAGCAAAGACACTGAGAGAGTTGGCTCCCTCATCTGCACTAAGGCTGTTGGCTTCCCCAGATTGCAAAAGATCACAGGAGATTACAAATACATCAAAA GCCCAACTTCAACACTTTCATCAAGAAGCTCTTCAAGTTCAGGCGACTCAACACTAAGAAGAG GCTCATCTCAGGGAGTGTTAGTCTTCCTGACCCTGGACAAATCCCCCATTGTTGGGGAGCCTGTCAGCTTCAGCGTGAAAATCATGAACAAGCAGAATGTAGCCAAGATGTTGAAGGTTCACCTCAATGCCCAGGCAAAAGAATACAACCACAGCCCCTCAGACACCTTCTGGGAAAACCATGGTGTCCTACAACTGGCACCTATGGAAG TCAAGGTAGTGCAGCAGAAGATCCCCCTAGCACAGTATGAAGACGTGGTGGGAGATAACCTGATCAACCTTGCAGTTGTTGTGGAGGATATGGCCAGTCAGGAGAGAGTCCTGAGCTCAGAGGAGTTCAACATTGCCAGCCCACAGCTCATCATACAG GTTGCAGATGAAAAGTCCATCATGCAACACAGTGAACAGACTGCCCTAGTGACCTTCATCAACCCATATTCTTACCCAGTCAGTGGAGTACTGACTGTAGCTGGGGCTGGGCTGCTTCAGGACAAAGTTCAGTTCAG GATGCCCCCACTGCCTCCAGGAGGAAGAGTGGATCAGCCAATCCCGTTCATGCCCAACATGGTGGGAAAAAAGATGCTGCAAGCCAGCCTGTGGCTCACAAACATGAATGTCACCATCAGAGGCTTTAAGATGGTCTCTGTCAACAGTGTTTAG
- the LOC116326842 gene encoding protein-glutamine gamma-glutamyltransferase 5-like isoform X2 — translation MEDLRIKYVDLEQSENLESHRTNGFRNTKSLVVRRGAPFKVSVQLEGRPFSPKIHTLRVKVMLGNLYAVMPVTFSKSSSKSSWNAYIDPEEWSPLKPSIYICSPASASVGSYRFQLCVLTQDGQKSSAYGNFILLCNPWCSEDTVYIPFEDQREEYIQRDSGLLFMGSGTNIVARPWSFDQYEPGVLEACLNLLQVSPQHKKNRKMDYLNRNNPVYLSRVVSAMINSEDDRGVLKGNWTGDFKQGVSPSMWTGSGDILRKWNQSGNSPVKYGQCWVFAAVMCTVMRVLGIPCRVITNFNSAHDTNGNLVIEEYYSATGQKLNRTKDSIWNFHVWVECWMTRRDLESGMDGWQVLDPTPQQRSGGVYCCGPAPVKAIKNKRVDLFYDVPFVYASVNADIHTIILGQGQVLGFSKDTERVGSLICTKAVGFPRLQKITGDYKYIKSPTSTLSSRSSSSSGDSTLRRGSSQGVLVFLTLDKSPIVGEPVSFSVKIMNKQNVAKMLKVHLNAQAKEYNHSPSDTFWENHGVLQLAPMEVKVVRQKIPLAQYEDVVGDNLINLAVVVEDMASQERVLSSEEFNIASPQLIIQVADEKSIMQHSEQTALVTFINPYSYPVSGVLTVAGAGLLQGKVQFRMPPLPPGGRVDQPIAFMPNMVGKKMLQASLWLTNMNVTIRGFKMVSVNSV, via the exons ATGGAAG ACTTGAGGATAAAATATGTTGACCTGGAACAATCAGAAAACCTTGAGAGTCATAGGACAAATGGCTTCAGGAACACCAAATCTCTGGTGGTGCGGAGAGGAGCCCCATTTAAAGTCAGTGTTCAGCTGGAAGGGCGACCCTTCAGCCCTAAGATCCATACTCTGAGGGTGAAAGTCATGCTAG GTAACCTGTACGCAGTAATGCCTGTAACCTTCTCCAAGAGCTCTTCCAAGTCCAGCTGGAATGCCTATATTGACCCTGAGGAGTGGAGCCCTCTGAAACCTTCTATCTACATCTGCTCTCCTGCCTCTGCCTCAGTCGGCTCCTACAGATTTCAGCTGTGTGTGCTTACTCAGGATGGCCAGAAAAGCTCTGCATATGGCAATTTCATCCTGCTCTGCAACCCCTGGTGTTCTG AGGATACAGTATACATCCCATTTGAGGATCAGAGAGAAGAATATATCCAGAGGGACTCTGGGTTGCTGTTTATGGGATCAGGGACAAACATTGTGGCAAGACCGTGGTCTTTTGATCAG TATGAGCCTGGTGTTCTGGAGGCATGCTTGAATTTGCTCCAAGTCAGCCCTCAGcacaaaaagaacagaaaaatggaCTACCTGAACCGAAACAACCCCGTGTACCTCAGCCGGGTTGTGTCTGCCATG ATCAACAGTGAGGATGACCGTGGGGTGCTGAAGGGGAACTGGACAGGCGACTTCAAACAAGGTGTCAGTCCCTCCATGTGGACTGGGAGTGGGGACATTTTGAGAAAGTGGAACCAGTCTGGTAACAGCCCAGTCAAGTATGGACAGTGctgggtttttgcagctgtcatGTGCACAG TTATGAGAGTTCTTGGCATTCCTTGTCGTGTTATCACAAACTTCAACTCTGCTCATGACACTAATGGCAACCTGGTGATTGAGGAATACTACAGCGCAACAGGGCAGAAGTTAAACCGCACCAAAGACAGCATCtg GAACTTCCATGTCTGGGTGGAGTGCTGGATGACTCGCCGGGATCTTGAATCTGGAATGGATGGCTGGCAAGTTCTTGACCCGACTCCTCAGCAGAGAAGTGGAG GAGTGTACTGCTGTGGCCCTGCACCAGTCAAAGCGATAAAGAACAAGCGTGTGGACCTGTTCTATGACGTCCCATTTGTCTACGCCAGTGTGAATGCTGATATCCATACAATCATCTTGGGCCAGGGTCAGGTGCTCGGGTTCAGCAAAGACACTGAGAGAGTTGGCTCCCTCATCTGCACTAAGGCTGTTGGGTTCCCCAGATTGCAAAAGATCACAGGAGATTACAAATACATCAAAA GCCCAACTTCAACACTTTCATCAAGAAGCTCTTCAAGTTCAGGCGACTCAACACTAAGAAGAG GCTCATCTCAGGGAGTGTTAGTCTTCCTGACCCTGGACAAATCCCCCATTGTTGGGGAGCCTGTCAGCTTCAGCGTGAAAATCATGAACAAGCAGAATGTAGCCAAGATGTTGAAGGTTCACCTCAATGCCCAGGCAAAAGAATACAACCACAGCCCCTCAGACACCTTCTGGGAAAACCATGGTGTCCTACAACTGGCACCTATGGAAG TCAAGGTAGTGAGGCAGAAGATCCCCCTAGCACAGTATGAAGACGTGGTGGGAGATAACCTGATCAACCTTGCAGTTGTTGTGGAGGATATGGCCAGTCAGGAGAGAGTCCTGAGCTCAGAGGAGTTCAACATTGCCAGCCCACAGCTCATCATACAG GTTGCAGATGAAAAGTCCATCATGCAACACAGTGAACAGACTGCCCTAGTGACCTTCATCAACCCATATTCTTACCCAGTCAGTGGAGTACTGACTGTAGCTGGGGCTGGGCTGCTCCAGGGCAAAGTTCAGTTTAG GATGCCCCCACTGCCTCCAGGAGGAAGAGTGGATCAGCCAATCGCATTCATGCCCAACATGGTGGGAAAAAAGATGCTGCAAGCCAGCCTGTGGCTCACAAACATGAATGTCACCATCAGAGGCTTTAAGATGGTCTCTGTCAACAGTGTTTAG
- the tgm5l gene encoding transglutaminase 5, like isoform X1 → MEDLRIKYVDLEQSENLESHRTNGFRNTKSLVVRRGAPFKVSVQLEGRPFSPKIDTLRVKVMLGNLYAVMPVTFSKSSSKSSWNAYIDPEEWNPLKPSIYICSPASASVGSYRFQLCVLTQDGQKSSAYGNFIMLCNPWCSEDTVYIPFEDQREEYIQRDSGLLFMGSGTNIVARPWSFDQYEPGVLEACLNLLQVSPQHKKNRKMDYLNRNNPVYLSRVVSAMINSEDDRGVLKGNWTGDFKQGVSPSMWTGSGDILRKWNQSGNSPVKYGQCWVFAAVMCTVMRVLGIPCRVITNFNSAHDTNGNLVIEEYYSATGQKLNRTKDSIWNFHVWVECWMTRRDLESGMDGWQVLDPTPQQRSGGVYCCGPAPVKAIKNKRVDLFYDVPFVYASVNADIHTIILGQGQVLGFSKDTERVGSLICTKAVGFPRLQKITGDYKYIKSPTSTLSSRSSSSSGDSTLRRAGSSQGVLVFLTLDKSPIVGEPVSFSVKIMNKQNVAKMLKVHLNAQAKEYNHSPSDTFWENHGVLQLAPMEVKVVQQKIPLAQYEDVVGDNLINLAVVVEDMASQERVLSSEEFNIASPQLIIQVADEKSIMQHSEQTALVTFINPYSYPVSGVLTVAGAGLLQDKVQFRMPPLPPGGRVDQPIPFMPNMVGKKMLQASLWLTNMNVTIRGFKMVSVNSV, encoded by the exons ATGGAAG ACTTGAGGATAAAATATGTTGACCTGGAACAATCAGAAAACCTTGAGAGTCATAGGACGAATGGCTTCAGGAACACCAAATCTCTGGTGGTGCGGAGAGGAGCCCCATTTAAAGTCAGTGTTCAGCTGGAAGGGCGACCCTTCAGCCCTAAGATCGATACTCTGAGGGTGAAAGTCATGCTAG GTAACCTGTACGCAGTAATGCCTGTAACCTTCTCCAAGAGCTCTTCCAAGTCCAGCTGGAATGCCTATATTGACCCTGAGGAGTGGAACCCTCTGAAACCTTCTATCTACATCTGCTCTCCTGCCTCTGCCTCAGTCGGCTCCTACAGATTTCAGCTGTGTGTGCTTACTCAGGATGGCCAGAAAAGCTCTGCATATGGCAATTTCATCATGCTCTGCAACCCCTGGTGTTCTG AGGATACAGTATACATCCCATTTGAGGATCAGAGAGAAGAATATATCCAGAGGGACTCTGGGTTGCTGTTTATGGGATCAGGGACAAACATTGTGGCAAGACCGTGGTCTTTTGATCAG TATGAGCCTGGTGTTCTGGAGGCATGCTTGAATTTGCTCCAAGTCAGCCCTCAGcacaaaaagaacagaaaaatggaCTACCTGAACCGAAACAACCCCGTGTACCTCAGCCGGGTTGTGTCTGCCATG ATCAACAGTGAGGATGACCGTGGGGTGCTGAAGGGGAACTGGACAGGCGACTTCAAACAAGGTGTCAGTCCCTCCATGTGGACTGGGAGTGGGGACATTTTGAGAAAGTGGAACCAGTCTGGTAACAGCCCAGTCAAGTATGGACAGTGctgggtttttgcagctgtcatGTGCACAG TTATGAGAGTTCTTGGCATTCCTTGTCGTGTTATCACAAACTTCAACTCTGCTCATGACACTAATGGCAACCTGGTGATTGAGGAATACTACAGCGCAACAGGGCAGAAGTTAAACCGCACCAAAGACAGCATCtg GAACTTCCATGTCTGGGTGGAGTGCTGGATGACTCGCCGGGATCTTGAATCTGGAATGGATGGCTGGCAAGTTCTTGACCCGACTCCTCAGCAGAGAAGTGGAG GAGTGTACTGCTGTGGCCCTGCACCAGTCAAAGCGATAAAGAACAAGCGTGTGGACCTGTTCTATGACGTCCCATTTGTCTACGCCAGTGTGAATGCTGATATCCATACAATCATCTTGGGCCAGGGTCAGGTGCTCGGGTTCAGCAAAGACACTGAGAGAGTTGGCTCCCTCATCTGCACTAAGGCTGTTGGCTTCCCCAGATTGCAAAAGATCACAGGAGATTACAAATACATCAAAA GCCCAACTTCAACACTTTCATCAAGAAGCTCTTCAAGTTCAGGCGACTCAACACTAAGAAGAG caGGCTCATCTCAGGGAGTGTTAGTCTTCCTGACCCTGGACAAATCCCCCATTGTTGGGGAGCCTGTCAGCTTCAGCGTGAAAATCATGAACAAGCAGAATGTAGCCAAGATGTTGAAGGTTCACCTCAATGCCCAGGCAAAAGAATACAACCACAGCCCCTCAGACACCTTCTGGGAAAACCATGGTGTCCTACAACTGGCACCTATGGAAG TCAAGGTAGTGCAGCAGAAGATCCCCCTAGCACAGTATGAAGACGTGGTGGGAGATAACCTGATCAACCTTGCAGTTGTTGTGGAGGATATGGCCAGTCAGGAGAGAGTCCTGAGCTCAGAGGAGTTCAACATTGCCAGCCCACAGCTCATCATACAG GTTGCAGATGAAAAGTCCATCATGCAACACAGTGAACAGACTGCCCTAGTGACCTTCATCAACCCATATTCTTACCCAGTCAGTGGAGTACTGACTGTAGCTGGGGCTGGGCTGCTTCAGGACAAAGTTCAGTTCAG GATGCCCCCACTGCCTCCAGGAGGAAGAGTGGATCAGCCAATCCCGTTCATGCCCAACATGGTGGGAAAAAAGATGCTGCAAGCCAGCCTGTGGCTCACAAACATGAATGTCACCATCAGAGGCTTTAAGATGGTCTCTGTCAACAGTGTTTAG
- the LOC116326842 gene encoding protein-glutamine gamma-glutamyltransferase 5-like isoform X1 produces the protein MEDLRIKYVDLEQSENLESHRTNGFRNTKSLVVRRGAPFKVSVQLEGRPFSPKIHTLRVKVMLGNLYAVMPVTFSKSSSKSSWNAYIDPEEWSPLKPSIYICSPASASVGSYRFQLCVLTQDGQKSSAYGNFILLCNPWCSEDTVYIPFEDQREEYIQRDSGLLFMGSGTNIVARPWSFDQYEPGVLEACLNLLQVSPQHKKNRKMDYLNRNNPVYLSRVVSAMINSEDDRGVLKGNWTGDFKQGVSPSMWTGSGDILRKWNQSGNSPVKYGQCWVFAAVMCTVMRVLGIPCRVITNFNSAHDTNGNLVIEEYYSATGQKLNRTKDSIWNFHVWVECWMTRRDLESGMDGWQVLDPTPQQRSGGVYCCGPAPVKAIKNKRVDLFYDVPFVYASVNADIHTIILGQGQVLGFSKDTERVGSLICTKAVGFPRLQKITGDYKYIKSPTSTLSSRSSSSSGDSTLRRAGSSQGVLVFLTLDKSPIVGEPVSFSVKIMNKQNVAKMLKVHLNAQAKEYNHSPSDTFWENHGVLQLAPMEVKVVRQKIPLAQYEDVVGDNLINLAVVVEDMASQERVLSSEEFNIASPQLIIQVADEKSIMQHSEQTALVTFINPYSYPVSGVLTVAGAGLLQGKVQFRMPPLPPGGRVDQPIAFMPNMVGKKMLQASLWLTNMNVTIRGFKMVSVNSV, from the exons ATGGAAG ACTTGAGGATAAAATATGTTGACCTGGAACAATCAGAAAACCTTGAGAGTCATAGGACAAATGGCTTCAGGAACACCAAATCTCTGGTGGTGCGGAGAGGAGCCCCATTTAAAGTCAGTGTTCAGCTGGAAGGGCGACCCTTCAGCCCTAAGATCCATACTCTGAGGGTGAAAGTCATGCTAG GTAACCTGTACGCAGTAATGCCTGTAACCTTCTCCAAGAGCTCTTCCAAGTCCAGCTGGAATGCCTATATTGACCCTGAGGAGTGGAGCCCTCTGAAACCTTCTATCTACATCTGCTCTCCTGCCTCTGCCTCAGTCGGCTCCTACAGATTTCAGCTGTGTGTGCTTACTCAGGATGGCCAGAAAAGCTCTGCATATGGCAATTTCATCCTGCTCTGCAACCCCTGGTGTTCTG AGGATACAGTATACATCCCATTTGAGGATCAGAGAGAAGAATATATCCAGAGGGACTCTGGGTTGCTGTTTATGGGATCAGGGACAAACATTGTGGCAAGACCGTGGTCTTTTGATCAG TATGAGCCTGGTGTTCTGGAGGCATGCTTGAATTTGCTCCAAGTCAGCCCTCAGcacaaaaagaacagaaaaatggaCTACCTGAACCGAAACAACCCCGTGTACCTCAGCCGGGTTGTGTCTGCCATG ATCAACAGTGAGGATGACCGTGGGGTGCTGAAGGGGAACTGGACAGGCGACTTCAAACAAGGTGTCAGTCCCTCCATGTGGACTGGGAGTGGGGACATTTTGAGAAAGTGGAACCAGTCTGGTAACAGCCCAGTCAAGTATGGACAGTGctgggtttttgcagctgtcatGTGCACAG TTATGAGAGTTCTTGGCATTCCTTGTCGTGTTATCACAAACTTCAACTCTGCTCATGACACTAATGGCAACCTGGTGATTGAGGAATACTACAGCGCAACAGGGCAGAAGTTAAACCGCACCAAAGACAGCATCtg GAACTTCCATGTCTGGGTGGAGTGCTGGATGACTCGCCGGGATCTTGAATCTGGAATGGATGGCTGGCAAGTTCTTGACCCGACTCCTCAGCAGAGAAGTGGAG GAGTGTACTGCTGTGGCCCTGCACCAGTCAAAGCGATAAAGAACAAGCGTGTGGACCTGTTCTATGACGTCCCATTTGTCTACGCCAGTGTGAATGCTGATATCCATACAATCATCTTGGGCCAGGGTCAGGTGCTCGGGTTCAGCAAAGACACTGAGAGAGTTGGCTCCCTCATCTGCACTAAGGCTGTTGGGTTCCCCAGATTGCAAAAGATCACAGGAGATTACAAATACATCAAAA GCCCAACTTCAACACTTTCATCAAGAAGCTCTTCAAGTTCAGGCGACTCAACACTAAGAAGAG caGGCTCATCTCAGGGAGTGTTAGTCTTCCTGACCCTGGACAAATCCCCCATTGTTGGGGAGCCTGTCAGCTTCAGCGTGAAAATCATGAACAAGCAGAATGTAGCCAAGATGTTGAAGGTTCACCTCAATGCCCAGGCAAAAGAATACAACCACAGCCCCTCAGACACCTTCTGGGAAAACCATGGTGTCCTACAACTGGCACCTATGGAAG TCAAGGTAGTGAGGCAGAAGATCCCCCTAGCACAGTATGAAGACGTGGTGGGAGATAACCTGATCAACCTTGCAGTTGTTGTGGAGGATATGGCCAGTCAGGAGAGAGTCCTGAGCTCAGAGGAGTTCAACATTGCCAGCCCACAGCTCATCATACAG GTTGCAGATGAAAAGTCCATCATGCAACACAGTGAACAGACTGCCCTAGTGACCTTCATCAACCCATATTCTTACCCAGTCAGTGGAGTACTGACTGTAGCTGGGGCTGGGCTGCTCCAGGGCAAAGTTCAGTTTAG GATGCCCCCACTGCCTCCAGGAGGAAGAGTGGATCAGCCAATCGCATTCATGCCCAACATGGTGGGAAAAAAGATGCTGCAAGCCAGCCTGTGGCTCACAAACATGAATGTCACCATCAGAGGCTTTAAGATGGTCTCTGTCAACAGTGTTTAG